The Desulfomicrobium macestii genome has a segment encoding these proteins:
- a CDS encoding cation transporter, whose product KFSGRKSPGFSKNMVEISSQQRWQHLFTDSGSYDYGAGKLESMCSLLISVLVVLGLIITAGLSIHRIVYPQDLNVDFALVGFVINCISLVINVVLWKRIYKIALVSNSPIMKSQWRLHRANAIANIFVFVSLLAAVFLRDFSWGFIIDPACAILLIFAAGYAFLDLIKESMHDLLDKTLDEDLQMKVLRRLSEYFDWYDSFHGVKSRKSGKKIIIDITLGFTPDKTAGDIFDLSGRIKEKLENDIPDSEVQIIPRIYKEFSETNIAKNSLKKIHIQPITEQNITESMELVKKFLPTDNYELIFKVLKESCMLGTNKNELLEENIAHPRYWVALNGDKVIGFSGYYFDPNETDAVWAGWAAVERSLGMLSAKAANGLIAKVVYEARKTGRKYIRLFTCDLPEEIMANKIYDKLGFAVYKRGIDWDGVEILYKQAHTESVYDKFEKNR is encoded by the coding sequence AAAATTTTCAGGTCGAAAGTCGCCTGGATTTTCGAAAAATATGGTTGAGATTTCGAGCCAACAACGTTGGCAACACTTATTCACGGATTCAGGATCTTACGATTATGGTGCCGGAAAACTTGAAAGCATGTGTTCTCTATTAATTTCTGTTTTGGTAGTCCTCGGATTGATCATTACAGCTGGATTATCAATACATCGCATCGTTTATCCTCAGGACTTAAATGTAGATTTTGCTTTAGTAGGCTTTGTAATTAATTGTATTTCTTTAGTAATCAATGTTGTTTTATGGAAAAGAATTTATAAAATTGCTTTAGTGTCAAATTCGCCAATAATGAAATCTCAATGGAGGCTTCATCGCGCAAATGCCATTGCAAATATATTCGTATTTGTTTCATTGCTTGCGGCTGTTTTTTTGCGAGATTTTTCATGGGGTTTTATTATTGACCCTGCGTGTGCGATATTGTTAATTTTTGCTGCCGGCTATGCATTCTTAGATCTGATAAAAGAAAGCATGCATGACCTCTTGGACAAAACCCTTGACGAAGATCTGCAGATGAAAGTTCTCAGAAGATTAAGTGAGTACTTCGACTGGTATGATTCTTTTCACGGTGTAAAATCCAGAAAGTCAGGCAAGAAGATAATAATTGACATTACGCTTGGCTTCACACCTGACAAGACAGCGGGAGATATCTTTGACCTTTCTGGAAGGATTAAAGAAAAACTGGAAAACGACATTCCCGACAGCGAAGTGCAAATTATCCCACGAATATACAAGGAATTTAGCGAGACAAATATAGCAAAAAATTCTTTAAAAAAAATACATATTCAACCGATTACAGAACAAAACATTACAGAATCAATGGAGTTGGTAAAAAAATTCTTGCCTACAGACAATTATGAACTAATATTTAAGGTGCTGAAAGAAAGCTGTATGTTAGGCACCAACAAAAATGAACTCTTGGAAGAGAATATAGCGCATCCTCGCTATTGGGTAGCTTTAAACGGCGACAAGGTAATAGGGTTCTCAGGATATTATTTCGATCCAAATGAGACCGATGCTGTGTGGGCAGGATGGGCTGCAGTAGAACGGAGTCTTGGCATGCTTTCGGCAAAAGCCGCTAATGGCCTAATTGCAAAAGTAGTTTACGAAGCTAGAAAAACAGGAAGAAAATATATAAGATTATTTACTTGTGATTTACCTGAAGAGATCATGGCAAATAAAATATACGATAAGCTTGGTTTTGCAGTTTATAAAAGAGGGATTGACTGGGATGGCGTTGAGATACTTTATAAACAAGCCCACACAGAATCTGTCTATGATAAATTTGAAAAGAATCGGTAA
- a CDS encoding iron-sulfur cluster assembly scaffold protein gives MPSFDDIVNELQDKIFDEARQTYGQAGFERWRNKPYRGRPAKAEYMGAATGTCGDTIRIFLHIENDLVLDAGFGTDGCGSSQISGSMAAELAVNKTCEELTAITGETVLEALGGPNCMPEEDRHCTRLAANALHEALGDYYFKTLGMRER, from the coding sequence ATGCCCAGTTTTGACGACATCGTGAATGAACTTCAGGACAAGATTTTTGATGAAGCGCGTCAGACCTACGGTCAGGCCGGGTTTGAACGCTGGCGCAACAAGCCGTATCGCGGCCGGCCGGCCAAGGCCGAGTACATGGGCGCAGCTACCGGCACGTGTGGCGATACCATTCGCATCTTTCTACACATCGAAAACGACCTGGTCCTTGACGCGGGATTCGGCACCGACGGATGCGGTTCCAGCCAGATCAGCGGGTCCATGGCTGCGGAACTGGCAGTGAACAAAACCTGCGAAGAGCTGACCGCCATCACGGGCGAGACCGTACTGGAAGCCTTGGGCGGACCAAACTGCATGCCCGAAGAAGACCGACATTGCACCCGTCTGGCTGCCAACGCGCTGCACGAGGCGCTGGGAGATTACTACTTTAAGACGCTGGGGATGCGAGAACGCTGA
- a CDS encoding molybdopterin-dependent oxidoreductase, which translates to MVRKVLCWTRPHPNPAADCPSGTGVAGLQGDPKSGGRLCPKGGASPKHVYSAYRLKTPLIRENGRFRKAGWDEALDLVATRLASVPEGKLAYFRGNDLPTSFL; encoded by the coding sequence ATGGTCAGAAAAGTCTTGTGCTGGACTCGCCCGCACCCCAATCCCGCCGCCGATTGTCCATCAGGAACCGGCGTGGCCGGTTTGCAGGGAGATCCCAAAAGCGGGGGACGGCTTTGTCCCAAGGGCGGTGCCTCGCCCAAGCACGTTTACAGCGCCTACCGGCTCAAGACTCCGCTGATCCGCGAAAACGGACGCTTCCGCAAGGCGGGATGGGACGAGGCCCTGGATCTTGTCGCCACCCGGCTGGCCAGCGTTCCCGAGGGCAAGCTGGCCTATTTTCGCGGCAATGATTTGCCAACTTCGTTCCTTTGA